The genomic DNA CGGCCCTGCCCGAACCGTGGCCCCAGATGTTTCTCGGTCTGGCCATGCGCTACCGGGAACGCGGTCTTGTCACGCATGTACGCTGTTCCACCCGGCCCGACTGCGTGGACGACTTTTCCCTGTCCATGCTTCGGGCGCAGGGACTGGACATGGTGGAACTCGGCATCCAGTCGTTTGACGACGACGCCCTGAAAACATCCGGACGCGGATATGACGGCGACACGGCACGGCAGGCCTGCGACATGGTCAAACGAGCCGGACTCGGGCTGGGCGTGCAATTGCTCCCCGGACTGCCCGGTGACCGGCCCGGGATTTTTGCCAAAGACGTGCAAGTCGCTGCGGACATGGAACCCGAGACGGCGCGGCTCTACCCGTGCCTTGTCATCAAGGGCACGCCGCTCGCCCGGTTGTGGGAACGCGGTGAATACGAACCATGGTCTGTTGAACAGGCGCGGGAAGAACTGGCAGCGGCACTTCCGGTGCTGTGGGAAAAAAACGTGCGCGTCATCCGGCTCGGCCTCGCCCCGGAAGGCACGCTTCAGGAAAACATCCTGGCCGGACCGTGGCATCCGGCACTCGGGCAATCCGCGCGCGGGCTGGCACTGTTCAACATGGTGCTGGAACAGGCTGAAACCCTTGGAGCGGCTTCGATCCGAATTGACGTGCCGCGCCGCTATCAGGGTGAATTTTTCGGGCACGGCAATGAGCTGTACAAACCGTATATGGCAATCGGGCTGGACAAAATACATGTTCGTTACGTGGACGGCGGGGAGTTTGTGCTGACGGCGATGGCATGAAAGGCAATAAAGGCAGAGAGCCGTCGCTGCCGCTCCTCCAAGCTGTAAGAGCCCTCCCGGCGGGGTTCTTTCTTTTTCCAAAGCAGAAAAGAAAGAACGAAAGAAACTGCTTTTGTTCTTAACTTCACCGCCTGGTATCTTCGGAGCCTAGAAGCTAAGGGCTAAGCTAGGTCTTCGTGTGGAACAAACATGAAAGGCAAGCAGGGAAACAATAGGTGGATTTTCGTTGCCGCACTTGCCTTTCGCTCCCTTAACTATCGAAGTACCCCGGCTAGCCAATTAAACCTCACAAGCCTTAGAAGCTGACTGAGAGGGGAAGGCGGCTTTGGTGACGGGATATGTATGAATCAACATAGTCCCGTACTGACCGGAATGGCAGGT from uncultured Pseudodesulfovibrio sp. includes the following:
- a CDS encoding radical SAM protein, with translation MPERLVFTHLEPAPHPTRVWPVFLPFAGCPYRCVFCAQDKQTGQDGAELEKILHALEHDLDEALANGKGPYELAFYGGTFTALPEPWPQMFLGLAMRYRERGLVTHVRCSTRPDCVDDFSLSMLRAQGLDMVELGIQSFDDDALKTSGRGYDGDTARQACDMVKRAGLGLGVQLLPGLPGDRPGIFAKDVQVAADMEPETARLYPCLVIKGTPLARLWERGEYEPWSVEQAREELAAALPVLWEKNVRVIRLGLAPEGTLQENILAGPWHPALGQSARGLALFNMVLEQAETLGAASIRIDVPRRYQGEFFGHGNELYKPYMAIGLDKIHVRYVDGGEFVLTAMA